CTGGTACCGGGCGTTCTGCGCATAGAGCGCGTTCAGGATCGCGACCGCGCCCTGCAGCGCGTCCACGCCGGTGTGTGGAATGGCGGCATGGGCCATCTTGCCGTGCACGGTCACCTCCATCTGCAGGCAGCCGTTGTGCGCCGTGACGACCTCGTAGCTGAAGCCGGCGGCCAGCAGCAGATCGGGCCGGGTCAGGCCCTGGCGCAGCAGCCAGCCCGGGCCCAGTTCACCGCCGAACTCTTCGTCGTAGGTGAAGTGCAGTTCCACCGCGCCCTTGGTCGGCTTCGCCACGGCCTCCAGGGCGCGCAGGGCGAATGTGAAGCTGGCGAAATCGCTCTTGCTCACCGCGGTGGCGCGGCCGTAGATCTTGCCGTCCACGATCTCGCCGCCATAGGGCTCGTGCGTCCAGCCTTCGCCGGGCGGCACCACGTCGCCGTGGGCATTGAGCGCCACGGTGCGGCCGCCCGCGGCGGTGGCGCCCTCGCCATACGGCCTGCGCACGATGAGGTTGGTGATGGATTCCATGCCGTAGGCCTTGACCTCGGAATCGGGCACGGGGTGGCGCTCGGCCTCGTAGCTGAAGGCCTGCAGCAGCTCGGCCGTGCGCTCGGCGTGCGGGGCGTTGTTGCCGGGCGGCGTGTCGGTGGGCACGCGCACCAGCGCCTGCAGAAAGCGCACTTCTTCGTCGAAATGTTGGTCGATCCAGGCGTCCAGTGATTGGTAGGTGCTGCTCATGGGGTTTCGGTGGCCAGTTGGTTCAGAAGATGGGAGAAGGCGTCGACGGCGAGCTGCATGTCGTCGCTGGTCGTGCTTTCCAGGGGGTTGTGGCTGATGCCGCTGTTCAGTCCGCGCACGAACAGCATGGCCTGCGGCATGATTTCGTGCAGCTTCATGGCGTCGTGCCCGGCGCCGCTGGGCATGCGGTGCACCGGCACGCCCAGTGCGTCCACGGCGCGTTCCCAGCGTTGCTGCCACGCGGGTGCGCTGGGCGCGGCGGCGGCGCGCATGGTTTCTTCCAGCGTGTAGTGCTGGCCGCGCCGCGCGGCGATGGACTGCAGCGCGGCCAGCACGTCGGCCACCAGCGCATCGCGCTGGGGATCGGTGGGCGCGCGCAGGTCCAGGCTGAACTGGCAGCGGCCCGGCACCACGTTGATGGAGCCGCCGGGCACGTTCAGCAGGCCCACGGTGCCCACCGAGTCGCCGTCGCGCGCGGCACGCGCCTCCACCGCGAGGATGAGTTCGGCCACGGCCGCAGCCGCATCGCGGCGGCGGTCCATGGGCGTGGTGCCGGCGTGGCTGGCCATACCGTGCATCTCGCCCACGAAGCGCACGCTGCCGTTGATGGAGGTGACCACGCCCAGGGGCAGGTCCAGTTCGTTGAGCACCGGGCCTTGCTCGATGTGCACCTCGACGAAACCGAGGTAGCGGCCCGGGTCGCGCTTCAGCTTCGGAATGTCGTCGATGCACAGGCCGGCATGCTGCATGGCCTCGCGCAGGGTCACGCCGTCGGCGTCCTTCTGGTCGAGCCACGCCGGGTCGAAGTCGCCGATGAGCGCGCCCGAGCCGAGGAACGTTGCCTTGTAGCGCTGGCCTTCCTCCTCCGAAAAGCCCACCACCTCGATGCCGAAGGGCAGGCGCTGGCCCTGGCGGTACAGCTCGCGCACGCAGGCCATGGGCACGAAGATGCCCAGCCGGCCGTCGTATTTTCCGCCGTTGCGCACGGTGTCGTAGTGGCTGCCGGTCATGAGCAGGGGCGCATCGGGCGTGGCGCCGTGGTAGCGGCCCACCACGTTGCCCACCGCGTCCACGGCCACTTCGTCGAAGCCGCAGTCGCGCATCCAGTGGCTGATGCGTTGCGCGCAGGCGCGGTGTGCATCGGTCAGGTAGGTGACGGTGAGCTGGCCCTTCTCGGCAAAGCCCGGGTCGCTGTGCTGCGCCAGGGTTTCCTGCCAGTCCCACACCCCGTTGCCCAGCACGGGCGACAAGCCGAACAGGTCGTTCAACCGGATCTCGGCGATGCGGTGGATGTTGCGCAGCGCCTCGGCCAGTTCGAAGTCCGGTGGGTTGGTGAGCCGGCGCGCGAAGGTGTCGATGATGTCCTGCCGGGGCAGCCCCGTGCCGCGCGGGCCGCGCACCGCGAGGATGAACGGGAAGCCGAAGCGTGCGTTGTACTCGGCGTTGAGCTGCTGGATGCGCGCGAACTCTTCGGGTGTGCACTGCGTGAGGCCGGCCGTGCCCTGCTCGCGGGCCGACGCGGCCGTGAGCGCGTTCGCCACCATGGCCTTGCCCGCCAGTTCCGGGTGGGCGCGCACCAGGGCCAGCTGCGCCTCGCGCGGTGCCTGGGCCAGCACGCGCACCATCGCGTGCTTGAACTGCGCGAGCGAGCGGAAGGGCCGCGCGGCGAGCGCCTGCGTGGCGATCCACGGCGAATGCTCGTACAGGCCGTCCAGCAGGCGCGCGGCCTCTTCGGGGGCGGCGGCATTCAGTTGTTCGAGGGTGAGGGGCATGGCGTTCACTCCGGGCAGGGATGGGTCTCGGCCCAGTGGCGTGCGATGTCGATGCGGCGGCACACCCACACGTGGTCGTGCCGCTGCACGTGGTCCAGGAAGCGCTGCAGCGCGGTGATGCGGCCCGGGCGCCCGAGCAGCCGGCAGTGCATGCCGATGCTCATCATCTTGGGGCGGTCGTCGCCGGCGGGGTCGCCCTCGGCGTACAGCGCATCGAACGTGTCCTTCATGTACTGGAAGAACGGGTCGGCGTGCGAGTAGCCCTGGGGCAGCGCGAAGCGCATGTCGTTGCAGTCGAGCGTGTAGGGCACGATGAGCTGCCGGGCCGTGCTGCCGTCGGTGCGGCCGACCTTCATCCAGAAGGGCAGGTCGTCGCCGTAGTAGTCGCTGTCGTAGGCGAAGCCGCCGTGGTCGGCCACCAGGCGGCGGGTGTTGGGGCTGTCGCGGCCGGTGTACCAGCCCGCGCCGTGCAGCGTGCCGAGTGCGCCGTGCCGCTGGCCCGTGAGCGCCTCGAAGATGGCCAGGGCCTCGGCCATGTGGGCGCGCTCCACGGCCTCGGGCACGTTCTGGTAGTGGATCCACTTGAGCCCGTGGCAGGCGATCTCGTGGCCCAGTTCCATGAAGGCGGCGGTCACGTCGGGGTGGCGCTGCAGGGCCGTCGCCACGCCGAACACGGTGAGCGGCAGGCCGCGCTTTTCGAACTCGCGCAGCAGGCGCCACACGCCGGCGCGCGAGCCGTATTCGTAGATGCCCTCCATGCTGATGTGCCGGTCGGGGTAGCTGGCCGGGTTGAACATTTCCGACAGGAACTGCTCGCTGCCGGCATCGCCGTGCAGCACGGCGTTCTCGCCGCCTTCCTCGTAGTTCAGCACGAACTGCACGGCGATGCGGGCGTGGCCCGGCCAGCGCGCGTGCGGCGGATTGCGCCCGTAGCCCACGAGGTCGCGGGGGTAGGGCAGGGTGGCGTCGTAGATCGGGGCGGCGGTCATCGGGTCCTCACGAAAGAGCCATGGAGATGTCGTTGGGGGGCAGCTTGCGGTCGAACATCAGGCTGTCCTGCACATGCAGCAGGTGCGCGTCCATCAGGCGTACGGCGCGCTCCTCGTCGCGCGCGGCCAGGGCCTTGACGATCTCGGCATGCTCGTCGTGCGAGTGCGCGGCCTCGTCGGCGCTCTGGTACATGAGCGTGATGAGCGCACAGCGCGAGATCAGCTCCTGCAGCATCTGTGCCAGCACCTGGTTGCCCATCAGCTCGGCCATGCGCACGTGGAAGTCGCCCAGCAGTTCGGTGCGGTCCTGCACGTCGGCGCCGTCCACGGCGGCCTTCTCGCGGGCCACGTGCTCGCGCAGGGCGCGGATGCGGGCGGGGGTGACCTCGCGCACGAAGGCGCGGGTCATCTCGGCCTCCAGCATGCGGCGCACGGCGAACACCTGCCGCGCCTCGTCGGCGGAGGGCGCGGCCACGAAGGCGCCGCGCGCGGGCGCCAGGTGCACCAGCCGCTTTTGCGACAGCTGGAACAGCGCCTGCCGCACCAGCGTGCGCGAGACGCCGAAATGGTCGGCCAGTTTCTGCTCCGCCAGCTTGGCGCCCGGCAGCAGCCGGTGCTCGACGATGGCCCGCGTCAGGTCGCCGACGATGGCACTGGTGGTGGAGGTTTCCATCGGCGCATGATAGCCGTGGCCCGGCAACGTGTATACAGTTTTGGTGGACGATGTGGTGCCTACCTGTTCGGCCAGAATCCGGGGATGACCACCCCCAAGACCCCTGCCGCCGCCGGCCTGCCGGCCTTGCCCGTGTCGCCGCCGGCCAGCCAGCCGGCCGCGTTCCTTCGCCATCTGTACGACGTGGCCGTGCACGCCGCGTTGCCGGCCCATGGCCTGGCCGCGCACCTGCCCCCGCCGCCGCGCGGGCGCACGCTGGTGCTCGGGGCGGGCAAGGCGGGCGGCTCGATGGTGCACGCGCTGGAGGCGCTGTGGCCGGCCGATGCGCCGCTGTCGGGCCTGGTCGTGACCCGCTACGGCCATGTGCCCGAGCGGCCGCCCGGGCTGCCGCAGCGCGTGGAGATCGTGGAGGCCGCGCACCCCGTGCCCGATGCGGCGGGTCTGGCCGCGGCCGAGCGCATGCTGGCGCTCGCGCAGGGGCTCACGGCCGACGACCTGGTGCTGTGTCTGATCTCGGGCGGCGGCTCCGCGCTGCTCACCCTGCCCGCCGAGGGCCTGACGCTGGCGGAAAAGCAGCGCATCCACCGCGCGCTGCTGGAGAGCGGCGCCGGCATCGCCGAGATGAACTGCGTGCGCAAGCACCTGTCGCGCATCAAGGGCGGCCGGCTGGCGGCCGCTTGCGCGTCGGCCCGCGTGGTGACCCTGGCCATCAGCGACGTGCCGGGGGACGACCCCGCCGTGATCGCCAGCGGCCCCACGGTGCCCGACGGCACGACCTGCGCCGAGGCGCTGGACATCCTGGCGCGATACCGCATCGACCTGCCCGCGCCGGTGCATGCGGCGCTGCAGGCCGGTGCGCTGGAGACCCCCAAGCCCGGCGACGCGGCCTTCGCCGGCCACGCGGTCCACCTGATCGCCGCGCCGCAGCAGTCGCTGGAGGCCGCTGCGGCGGCGGCGCGCGCGGCCGGCATGGCGGCGTACATCCTGTCCGACGAGATGGAGGGCGAGTCGCGCGAGGTGGGCCGCGTGCATGCGGCGCTGGCACGCTCGGTGGCGCAGCGCGGCCAGCCGTTCGCGCGCCCCTGCGTCATCCTGTCGGGCGGCGAGACCACGGTGACCGTGCGCCCGCGCACCGAGGGCGTGCCCCGGGGCCGGGGCGGCCGGGCGGGGGAGTTCTGCCTGGGCCTGGCGCAGGCGCTGCAGGGACAGCCGGGCGTGTGGGCGCTGGCGGCCGACACCGACGGCATCGACGGCGTGGAGGACAACGCCGGCGCGATCGTCACGCCCGACACCCTGGCACGGGCCCGGGCGGCCGACCTGGCCGTGGCCCGCCACCTGGACCGCAACGACGCCTACGGGTTCTTCTCGGCGCTGGGCGATCTGGTGGTCACCGGGCCCACGCACACCAATGTGAACGATTTCAGGGTGCTATTGATTCAATAGCGGTATGCCCTAGTGGAATATGCGCTGCAGGCCTTTTTGGCCTGAAGCTTCCCCCGCGCCCACGCTCCCATGAAAAAAGGCCGCGCCCCTTGCGGAGCGCGGCCTGGCAGGGCGGGGAACGCCGCGGGTCGGCAGCCCAGCGTCAATAGCCCAGCGTCTCGCCGTCGGGGTTGCGCGGGTCGGAGGCGCCGTACAGCAGCCCGTCGTGGAACTGGATGGTCTGCGTGCGGCCCATCGAAGGCTTCACGGCGATATTGTGGCCGCGGGCCTGCAGTTGCGACAGGGTGTCGGTGCTGAGGCCCTTTTCCACGCGCAGCTCGTCGGGTGTCCACTGGTGGTGCACGCGCGGCACCGAGGCCGCCTCGGCCGGGTTCATGCCGAAGTCGATGGTGTTCACGATGGTCTGCAGCACCGTGGTGATGATGCGCGCGCCGCCGGGGCTGCCGGTCACGAGCATGGGCTTGCCGTCCTTGAGCACCATGGTGGGCGTCATCGACGACAGCGGGCGCTTGTTGGGCGCCACCGCGTTGGCATCGCCACCGACCAGGCCGTAGGTGTTGGCCACGCCGGGCTTGGCGGAGAAGTCGTCCATCTCGTTGTTCAGCAGGATGCCGGTGCCCTTGGCGACGATGCCGCTGCCGAAGTTGGTGTTGAGCGTGTAGGTCACCGCCACGGCGTTGCCCGCCTTGTCCACCACCGAGTAGTGGGTGGTCTGGTCGCTCTCGTACGGCTGGGGCTGGCCGGGCTTGATGTCCTTGGCCTGGCGCGCCGTGGTGGGGCTGATGCCTTTGGCCAGCGACTGCGCATAGGCCTTGGAGGTCAGGCCCTTGAGCGGGATCTTCACGAAGTCCGGATCGCCCAGGTACTCCGAGCGGTCGGCGTAGGCGAGCTTCATGCTCTCGGCCATGTAGTGGATGGTCTGCGCGCTGTTCTGCCCCCACTGCGACAGCGGCCACTGCTCCAGCATGTTCAGCATCTGCACCAGGTGCGCGCCGCCGGAGGACGGGGGGGGCATGGTCACGATCTGGTAGCCGTGGTAGGTGCCGCGCACCGGCTCGCGCTCCACCACCTTGTAGTCGCGCAGGTCCTGCAGCGTGAGAGCGCCGGGGTGGGGCGCCATCTCGGCGGCGATGCGGCGCGCGATGGGACCCTGGTAGAACGCCTTGGCGCCCTGCTGGCTGATGAGCCGCAGCGACTGCGCCAGGTCCTTTTGCACCAGCCGGTCGCCCACCTTGAGCGGGCTGTCGCCGCGCCAGAAGATCTGGCGCGTCGCCGGCCACTTGCCCATGTTGGCCTTTTCCTGGTGCAGCGTCTTGGCCAGGGTGAGGCTGACGGGAAAGCCCTTGTCCGCCAGCGCGATGGCCGGGGCGATCACGCGCGACAGCGGCAGCGTGCCCCAGTTCTTGAGCGCATGCTCCATGCCCGCCACCGTGCCTGGCACGCCCACGGCGTAGGGCGTGTACAGCGACTTGCCGTCCACCACGTTGCCGCTGGCGTCGAGGTACATGTCGCGGGTGGCCTTTTGCGGCGCCACTTCGCGGAAGTCGAGCGCCACGTCCTTGCCGGTCTTGGCGTCGTGCACCATCATGAAACCGCCGCCGCCCAGGTTGCCCGCATTGGGCAGCACCACGGCCAGCGCGAAGCCGACGCCCACCGCCGCATCCACCGCATTGCCGCCGGCCTTGAGGATGTCCAGGCCCACGCGCGAGGCCAGCTCCTGTTCGGTGGAGACCATGCCGTTGCGCGCCACCACCGGGTGGAACACATCCATGTCGAAATCGTAGGAATTGCTGGCGGCGCGGGCCGCGGCCGTCTGCTGCACGGCCTGCGGCGCGGCGGCGGGCGCTCCCTCGGCACTGCCGGGGCCGGCCGTGGGCACGTTGGTGCAGGCAGCCAGGCTGGCCAGGGCAAGGGCCAGGCTGCTGGCCAGCAGCGTGCGTTGGATGGGGTTCATGCTCTCTCCTCGTTATGAATCGGTGGACGCCCAGCGGCGGCGCCGTGGCGAGTGTAGAGAAGTTGCCTGCCGCTTCCCTGCGGCAGCGCCTGTCGGCGCACCTCCCATTTGCATTTGCGAACGTCTGCGCTGAAAAGTTGCACTTTGACAGGGAACTCTGGCCCTAGCATGTCAGCCGGTTTCCGCCAGGAAGAATGTTGGCCGTGGTCACGGCCCTCCGGCGGGCCTTCCTTTCAACCACGGAGGTGCGACATGGCGATGAAATCCTTACTGAAGAAGCTCGTGCTGGGCGGCTGCCTGCTGGCGGCCAGCAGCCTGTCCTGGAGCTATGCGATCAATGCCGGCAAGGTGGTGGACGACAACGGCAATGCCGTGCAGCTGCGCGGCGTGAACTGGTTCGGCTTCGAGACCAACACCAACGTGGTCCACGGGCTGTGGGCGCGCAACTGGAAGGACATGATCACGCAGATGCAGGGCCAGGGCTTCAATGCCGTGCGCCTGCCGTTCTGCCCGCAGACCCTGCGCGGCACGCCGCCCAACAGCATCGACTACGGCCGCAACGCCGACCTGCAGGGCCTGAGCGCGCTGCAGGTGCTGGACAAGGTGGTGAACGAGCTGAGCAGCCGCGGCATGTACGTGCTGCTGGACCACCACACGCCCGACTGCCAGAGCATCTCCGAGCTCTGGTACACCGGCTCGTACAGCGAGCAGCAGTGGATCACAGACCTGACCTTCGTCGCGCAGCGCTACGCCAGCGTGCCCGGCGTCATCGGCCTGGACCTCAAGAACGAGCCGCACGGCGCCGCCACCTGGGGCACCGGCAATGCCGCCACCGACTGGAACCGCGCGGCCGAGCGCGCCTCGGCCGCCGTGCTGCAGGTGGCGCCCCGCTGGCTGATCGTGGTGGAAGGCGTGGCGGAGAACCCCAGCTGCTCCAGCAGCGGCGGCCACTGGTGGGGCGGCAGCCTGGAGCCGCTGGAGTGCACGCCGCTGAACATTCCGGCCGACCGCCTGCTGCTCGCCCCGCACGCCTATGGCCCGGACGTGTACGGCCAGCCGTATTTCGGCGCCTCCAATTTCCCCGACAACATGCCCGCCATCTGGGAGCAGCACTTCGGCCGCTTCGTGCAGGCCGGCCACGCCGTGCTGCTGGGCGAGTTCGGCGGCAAGTTCGGCCAGGGCGATGCCCGCGACGTGGCCTGGCAGAACAAGCTGGTGGACTACCTCATCGGCAAGGGCATCCGCAGCGGCTTCTACTGGTCGTGGAACTCCAACAGCGGCGACACGGGCGGCATCCTGAACGACGACTGGACGACGGTGCGGACCGACAAGGTCACGCTGCTCCAGCGCCTGTGGGGCGACGGCTCCAGCACCCCTCCCACGACGCCGCCGACCACACCGCCCACCACCCCTCCAACCACGCCCCCGACGACTCCGCCCCCGACGACTCCGCCCACCACGCCGCCGACCACCCCTCCCACGGGCGGCGCCAGCTTCAGCACCCAGGTCATCGTGGACAGCGAATGGAACACCGGCTACTGCGAGCGCGTGCAGGTCACCAACACCGGCGGCGCGGCGGGCGACTGGGCCCTGGACCTGACCATCACCGGCACGGTGAACAACCTCTGGAACGCCGTGTGGTCGCAATCGGGCAGCACGCTCCACGCTTCGGGCGTGGATTGGAACAAGACGCTGGCCCCGGGCGCGAAGGCGGAATTCGGTTTCTGCGCGGCGCGCTGACGCGGCGGGCCTTCAACGGCTTCGATAATCCGAAAAAATGCCACCCTGAATATGGGGCGGCAGCGGTTTTAAAATCACCCTGCACCGCCCCGCCAATCGTTTGGATCGGCGGGGCGGTGTGCTTTGTCAATCCTTGGTTGGATTAATCGGCGTGAAAGCGCAGGCCCTGGTTGATCGCGCAGCGGTAGGCCAGCGGTTCGGCGCGCTGCTGGTAGCCGGGCAGGTCGAAGACGAACATGGTGAAATCGATGGTGCCGTCCGGGCGCACCTGGTAGCGCAGCAGCTGCTGGATCGGCAGGCCGTCGCGGGCGACGGTGAAATGGGCGTCGCTGAAGGACAGCGTGCCGTCTTCGACGATGCGGTAGGCCTCGATGCGCAGGCCGCCGCGCGTGCGGCTCGGGGTGGCGTTGGCGGAGTTGGGGGTGCACAGCGAGAGGTCGATGGTGACCGATACCGCGTCCCCGGCGGCCAGCGCCTGCTGGATGTCGGCCGGATTATCGAGCCGGCTTCTGGCGCTGGCCGGAAGGGCCATCAGGGAAAACGAAGAAGCCAGCAAAACGGCAGCAAGGCGTTGCATTGGAAAAACCTCCATTCATGGTTTTGAATATCTCGGCTTGAAAATTCAAGCGTGGCGATGATATCCAAGCCATGGCAGGGAAATCGCCCGGATTTGTATGCCAAAAAGCATTTTTGTAAAT
This region of Acidovorax sp. GBBC 1281 genomic DNA includes:
- a CDS encoding cellulase family glycosylhydrolase, coding for MAMKSLLKKLVLGGCLLAASSLSWSYAINAGKVVDDNGNAVQLRGVNWFGFETNTNVVHGLWARNWKDMITQMQGQGFNAVRLPFCPQTLRGTPPNSIDYGRNADLQGLSALQVLDKVVNELSSRGMYVLLDHHTPDCQSISELWYTGSYSEQQWITDLTFVAQRYASVPGVIGLDLKNEPHGAATWGTGNAATDWNRAAERASAAVLQVAPRWLIVVEGVAENPSCSSSGGHWWGGSLEPLECTPLNIPADRLLLAPHAYGPDVYGQPYFGASNFPDNMPAIWEQHFGRFVQAGHAVLLGEFGGKFGQGDARDVAWQNKLVDYLIGKGIRSGFYWSWNSNSGDTGGILNDDWTTVRTDKVTLLQRLWGDGSSTPPTTPPTTPPTTPPTTPPTTPPPTTPPTTPPTTPPTGGASFSTQVIVDSEWNTGYCERVQVTNTGGAAGDWALDLTITGTVNNLWNAVWSQSGSTLHASGVDWNKTLAPGAKAEFGFCAAR
- a CDS encoding GntR family transcriptional regulator; this translates as METSTTSAIVGDLTRAIVEHRLLPGAKLAEQKLADHFGVSRTLVRQALFQLSQKRLVHLAPARGAFVAAPSADEARQVFAVRRMLEAEMTRAFVREVTPARIRALREHVAREKAAVDGADVQDRTELLGDFHVRMAELMGNQVLAQMLQELISRCALITLMYQSADEAAHSHDEHAEIVKALAARDEERAVRLMDAHLLHVQDSLMFDRKLPPNDISMALS
- the puuE gene encoding allantoinase PuuE; translation: MTAAPIYDATLPYPRDLVGYGRNPPHARWPGHARIAVQFVLNYEEGGENAVLHGDAGSEQFLSEMFNPASYPDRHISMEGIYEYGSRAGVWRLLREFEKRGLPLTVFGVATALQRHPDVTAAFMELGHEIACHGLKWIHYQNVPEAVERAHMAEALAIFEALTGQRHGALGTLHGAGWYTGRDSPNTRRLVADHGGFAYDSDYYGDDLPFWMKVGRTDGSTARQLIVPYTLDCNDMRFALPQGYSHADPFFQYMKDTFDALYAEGDPAGDDRPKMMSIGMHCRLLGRPGRITALQRFLDHVQRHDHVWVCRRIDIARHWAETHPCPE
- a CDS encoding glycerate kinase type-2 family protein, with the protein product MTTPKTPAAAGLPALPVSPPASQPAAFLRHLYDVAVHAALPAHGLAAHLPPPPRGRTLVLGAGKAGGSMVHALEALWPADAPLSGLVVTRYGHVPERPPGLPQRVEIVEAAHPVPDAAGLAAAERMLALAQGLTADDLVLCLISGGGSALLTLPAEGLTLAEKQRIHRALLESGAGIAEMNCVRKHLSRIKGGRLAAACASARVVTLAISDVPGDDPAVIASGPTVPDGTTCAEALDILARYRIDLPAPVHAALQAGALETPKPGDAAFAGHAVHLIAAPQQSLEAAAAAARAAGMAAYILSDEMEGESREVGRVHAALARSVAQRGQPFARPCVILSGGETTVTVRPRTEGVPRGRGGRAGEFCLGLAQALQGQPGVWALAADTDGIDGVEDNAGAIVTPDTLARARAADLAVARHLDRNDAYGFFSALGDLVVTGPTHTNVNDFRVLLIQ
- the uraD gene encoding 2-oxo-4-hydroxy-4-carboxy-5-ureidoimidazoline decarboxylase; the encoded protein is MPLTLEQLNAAAPEEAARLLDGLYEHSPWIATQALAARPFRSLAQFKHAMVRVLAQAPREAQLALVRAHPELAGKAMVANALTAASAREQGTAGLTQCTPEEFARIQQLNAEYNARFGFPFILAVRGPRGTGLPRQDIIDTFARRLTNPPDFELAEALRNIHRIAEIRLNDLFGLSPVLGNGVWDWQETLAQHSDPGFAEKGQLTVTYLTDAHRACAQRISHWMRDCGFDEVAVDAVGNVVGRYHGATPDAPLLMTGSHYDTVRNGGKYDGRLGIFVPMACVRELYRQGQRLPFGIEVVGFSEEEGQRYKATFLGSGALIGDFDPAWLDQKDADGVTLREAMQHAGLCIDDIPKLKRDPGRYLGFVEVHIEQGPVLNELDLPLGVVTSINGSVRFVGEMHGMASHAGTTPMDRRRDAAAAVAELILAVEARAARDGDSVGTVGLLNVPGGSINVVPGRCQFSLDLRAPTDPQRDALVADVLAALQSIAARRGQHYTLEETMRAAAAPSAPAWQQRWERAVDALGVPVHRMPSGAGHDAMKLHEIMPQAMLFVRGLNSGISHNPLESTTSDDMQLAVDAFSHLLNQLATETP
- the ggt gene encoding gamma-glutamyltransferase; the encoded protein is MNPIQRTLLASSLALALASLAACTNVPTAGPGSAEGAPAAAPQAVQQTAAARAASNSYDFDMDVFHPVVARNGMVSTEQELASRVGLDILKAGGNAVDAAVGVGFALAVVLPNAGNLGGGGFMMVHDAKTGKDVALDFREVAPQKATRDMYLDASGNVVDGKSLYTPYAVGVPGTVAGMEHALKNWGTLPLSRVIAPAIALADKGFPVSLTLAKTLHQEKANMGKWPATRQIFWRGDSPLKVGDRLVQKDLAQSLRLISQQGAKAFYQGPIARRIAAEMAPHPGALTLQDLRDYKVVEREPVRGTYHGYQIVTMPPPSSGGAHLVQMLNMLEQWPLSQWGQNSAQTIHYMAESMKLAYADRSEYLGDPDFVKIPLKGLTSKAYAQSLAKGISPTTARQAKDIKPGQPQPYESDQTTHYSVVDKAGNAVAVTYTLNTNFGSGIVAKGTGILLNNEMDDFSAKPGVANTYGLVGGDANAVAPNKRPLSSMTPTMVLKDGKPMLVTGSPGGARIITTVLQTIVNTIDFGMNPAEAASVPRVHHQWTPDELRVEKGLSTDTLSQLQARGHNIAVKPSMGRTQTIQFHDGLLYGASDPRNPDGETLGY
- a CDS encoding VirK family protein; translation: MQRLAAVLLASSFSLMALPASARSRLDNPADIQQALAAGDAVSVTIDLSLCTPNSANATPSRTRGGLRIEAYRIVEDGTLSFSDAHFTVARDGLPIQQLLRYQVRPDGTIDFTMFVFDLPGYQQRAEPLAYRCAINQGLRFHAD
- a CDS encoding M20 family metallopeptidase, giving the protein MSSTYQSLDAWIDQHFDEEVRFLQALVRVPTDTPPGNNAPHAERTAELLQAFSYEAERHPVPDSEVKAYGMESITNLIVRRPYGEGATAAGGRTVALNAHGDVVPPGEGWTHEPYGGEIVDGKIYGRATAVSKSDFASFTFALRALEAVAKPTKGAVELHFTYDEEFGGELGPGWLLRQGLTRPDLLLAAGFSYEVVTAHNGCLQMEVTVHGKMAHAAIPHTGVDALQGAVAILNALYAQNARYQQITSKVDGIEHPYLNVGRIEGGTNTNVVPGKVVFKLDRRMIPEENPAEVEANIRQVIAEAAAGCAGITVDIKRLLLANAMQPLPGNAPLVAALQKHGEALFGQPIPAMGTPLYTDVRLYGEAGIPGVIYGAGPRTVLESHAKRADERLDLEDLRRATKVVARTLHDLLG